One window from the genome of Pogoniulus pusillus isolate bPogPus1 chromosome 7, bPogPus1.pri, whole genome shotgun sequence encodes:
- the MSGN1 gene encoding mesogenin-1, producing MEKLHETLINMEDALGSEHPICLSSWDWKNAAGAFELHPVSSPHSLSPTPSFESYSSSPCPVAAETPYGGSSSGSSLVGYGLVDFPPAYLPSPGQARLPKGTKVRMSAQRRRKASEREKLRMRTLADALHTLRNYLPPIYSQRGQPLTKIQTLKYTIKYISELTELLNSIKRT from the coding sequence ATGGAGAAACTACATGAGACGTTGATAAACATGGAAGATGCTTTGGGTTCAGAACACCCTATCTGCTTATCATCCTGGGACTGGAAAAATGCTGCTGGAGCTTTTGAGCTGCACCCTGTCTCATCTCCACACAGCTTATCCCCAACGCCTTCCTTCGAATCCTACTCATCATCTCCTTGTCCAGTAGCGGCAGAGACCCCTTATGGCGGCAGTagcagcggcagcagcctgGTGGGCTATGGCCTGGTGGACTTCCCCCCTGCCtacctgcccagccctgggcaagctCGGCTGCCCAAGGGCACCAAGGTGCGGATGTCTGCTCAACGCAGGAGGAAGGCCAGCGAGAGGGAGAAGCTGCGGATGAGGACCCTGGCTGACGCACTCCACACGTTACGCAACTACCTGCCACCGATCTACAGCCAGCGGGGACAGCCCCTCACCAAAATACAAACCCTGAAGTACACCATCAAGTACATCAGTGAACTGACTGAGCTCCTCAACAGCATCAAGCGGACATAG
- the LOC135176931 gene encoding zona pellucida sperm-binding protein 2-like, whose protein sequence is MNSECLGNVLHITLSAEYFEDKYLSFSVLDQFGIAWELDEAMASQCGYTVTYSNWNNIEFRASALSCHSHLEKDVFIVTLQVKASHTPNMKNATTHLKSARCCYSPWSPRQLVCESNYMEVSVRREVPKVVKDVTQDELVDWTSAFPEAKAGEASIWQIVFHQPEKKKALLVSDAWSAGYGLNITDTRVLLRIPHTAGQIQLVEDQGINFSSVRSSIFYKQLWMIVMVDTAMACPVDGVVYTTKTITWTVPKYIQSLSAGATGFKDVLIEAGVDLHKLSAEEMASRKYVLLNDLNAITMKIPIGAEGGYYKTSVSSGQHGAKYTINVFLEHQWEDNKWGLTKHTIIKEIETPFEQVELAIINNSNLTARLMNVTVGTFLPDVELVNLTMEEATVAVPEAVQHGYLIDEIRYPNGSKAYAIQVPLDVTSVKKEYVGANKRAHTLNVTLAFIVHPTSETFVVPVRIVSAVEDAVLPSATGFCDGRNLHLTITHGNVDQNWQPFISDWHLTPDTVKKYNYSLRDNGTHLAISVPFLSSHVNYEDFNISGIKASLHLTLKDGITSANRRDFSVSCIFSSSELIQCLPNGTVVITALKLLGVADLDTSLLVLRDRRCKPNLVTEKTATFKFNVNTCGTSRKFNSTTMKYENDVLYFRPGTNTPVYQLKFACWYAIKQTLDAKYESKTPPPSITPWFGSLALSMKLFREKSYVEPYQESEYPVVKYLKEALYFEVELLQPKDRRLELNLADCWAANSQSQESLPQWHILLNGCENSKDSYKTVFHEVNYSRRVKFPQHLKRFEVRMFTFVQDTTVLQEQLYFHCSVVICSTVQQPSGFLCSRRCSPVKHRLDRSAEPPLRGQVSSGAVLLRKENY, encoded by the exons ATGAATTCAGAGTGCTTGGGGAACGTTTTGCATATAACACTGAGTGCAGAATACTTTGAAGACAAATATTTATCTTTTTCTGTTCTTG ATCAGTTTGGCATAGCCTGGGAGCTAGATGAGGCCATGGCATCACAGTGTGGCTATACAGTAACTTACAGCAACTGGAACAACATTGAGTTTCGTGCTTCTGCACTAAGCTGTCATTCTCACTTAGAG AAAGATGTGTTCATAGTAACTCTACAAGTCAAAGCATCTCATACTCCTAACATGAAAAATGCTACAACTCATCTGAAAAGTGCAAGATGTTGCTATAGTCCATGGAGTCCAAGACAGTTAGTGTGTGAAAGTAACTACATGGAG GTTTCTGTCAGGAGGGAGGTTCCAAAAGTTGTGAAAGACGTCACTCAAGATGAACTTGTAGACTGGACTTCTGCTTTTCCAGag GCAAAAGCAGGAGAAGCCTCAATATGGCAAATAGTCTTTCATCagccagaaaagaaaaaggctctGCTTGTGAGTGATGCTTGGAGTGCAGGCTATGGACTCAACATCACAGACACCAGAGTTCTGCTGCGAATACCACACACTGCTGGGCAAATTCAGCTGGTTGAG GATCAGGGAATTAACTTTTCTTCAGTGAGATCAAgtatattttacaaacagctatGGATGATCGTGATGGTGGATACTGCTATGGCATGCCCTGTAG ATGGTGTGGTCTACACTACTAAAACAATCACCTGGACTGTTCCAAAGTACATTCAATCCCTCTCTGCTGGAGCGACAGGCTTTAAGGATGTCCTCATTGAAGCTGGTGTGGATCTACATAAACTCTCTGCCGAAGAAATGGCTTCCAGGAAATATGTGTTACTGAATGATTTAAATGCAATTACAATGAAGATACCAATAGGTGCAGAAGGTGGCTATTACAAG ACATCTGTGAGCAGTGGACAGCATGGGGCAAAATACACCATCAATGTGTTTTTAGAACATCAGTGGGAAGATAACAAATGGGGACTAACCAAACATACCATCATCAAAGAAATAGAAACACCATTTGAACAAGTAGAACTTGCTATAATCAACA ACTCAAATCTGACTGCAAGACTAATGAATGTGACAGTGGGAACGTTCCTCCCAGATGTGGAGCTTGTAAACTTAACCATGGAGGAAGCAACTGTTGCTGTgcctgaagctgttcagcatggatATCTAATAGATGAGATCAGATATCCTAATGGAAGCAAAGCCTATGCAATACAAGTCCCACTTGATGTAACAAGTGTTAAGAAAGAG TACGTGGGAGCAAACAAGAGAGCGCACACCCTGAATGTCACACTTGCATTCATAGTCCATCCAACAAGTGAGACCTTTGTGGTCCCAGTCAGAATTGTGTCAGCTGTTGAAGATGCAG TACTGCCCAGTGCAACAGGATTTTGTGATGGGAGGAACCTTCATCTCACTATTACTCATGGGAATGTGGACCAAAACTGGCAACCTTTCATCTCAGACTGGCACCTGACCCCAGACACTGTGAAAAAGTACAACTACAGCCTGAGGGACAATGGCACTCACTTGGCAATCTctgtcccttttctttcttcccatgTGAACTATGAG GATTTTAATATCTCTGGAATAAAGGCTTCTCTCCACTTAACCTTGAAGGATGGCATCACCTCTGCCAATAGGAGAGACTTCTCAGTTTCCTGCATATTTTCCTCTTCAGAGCTAATAC AGTGCTTGCCCAATGGCACTGTGGTTATTACTGCACTGAAACTGCTAGGAGTTGCAGACCTGGACACCAGCCTGCTTGTCTTGAGGGACAGGAGGTGCAAACCCAATTTAGTGACAGAGAAGACTGCAACCTTCAAATTCAATGTGAACACTTGTGGAACAAGTAGAAAG TTCAATAGTACAACTATGAAATATGAAAATGATGTCCTCTATTTCAGACCTGGCACCAATACACCAGTATACCA ACTGAAATTTGCATGCTGGTATGCAATCAAGCAGACTCTTGATGCCAAATATGAATCTAAGACTCCACCACCCAGTATTACGCCATGGTTTGGCTCTCTTGCTCTTTCAATGAAGCTTTTCAGAG AGAAATCTTATGTGGAGCCCTACCAGGAGTCAGAATACCCTGTGGTAAAATACCTGAAGGAAGCATTGTATTTTGAAGTTGAACTGCTTCAGCCTAAGGATAGGAGACTGGAACTAAACCTGGCTGACTGCTGGGCTGCCAACTCCCAAAGCCAGGAGAGTCTCCCACAGTGGCACATCCTTCTAAACGG ATGTGAAAACAGCAAGGACTCCTATAAAACTGTCTTCCATGAAGTTAACTATAGCCGCAGAGTGAAATTTCCTCAGCACCTGAAGAGATTTGAAGTGAGAATGTTCACCTTTGTACAAGACACAACAGTATTACAAGAGCAG CTGTATTTCCACTGCAGTGTGGTGATCTGCAGCACTGTGCAACAACCTTCAGGCTTTCTTTGTTCAAGGAGATGCAGTCCTGTGAAACACAGACTTG ATCGCAGTGCAGAACCACCTCTACGTGGGCAAGTCTCATCTGGAGCGGTGCTTCTTAGGAAGGAAAATTACTAA